Proteins encoded within one genomic window of Acyrthosiphon pisum isolate AL4f unplaced genomic scaffold, pea_aphid_22Mar2018_4r6ur Scaffold_3;HRSCAF=17, whole genome shotgun sequence:
- the LOC103307874 gene encoding uncharacterized protein LOC103307874, whose amino-acid sequence MWNFICHLCTNKLQKNFTPLSIHLDFEIAAHKAFLNVFPYSKIRGCRFHLGQSWYRKINSLSDLKKLYKNQSCDIAKWLTLFFVLPFLPSNEVEDAYFDLQNLTPDFNLTILSEFSDYVFNNYIIEGCPFPPSIWAEPPTDAPRTTNCAESFHKHFNSQFYSPHPPLTSVIENLKLIQVESRRVK is encoded by the coding sequence ATGTGGAACTTTATTTGCcatttatgtacaaataaattacaaaaaaattttacaccATTATCAATCCATTTAGATTTTGAAATCGCAGCACACAAAGCATTTCTAAATGTATTTCCATACAGCAAAATAAGAGGCTGTAGATTTCATTTAGGTCAATCTTGGTACCGAAAAATAAATTCTTTGTCAGAtcttaaaaaattgtacaaaaatcaGTCATGCGATATCGCTAAAtggttaacattattttttgtgttaccATTTTTACCATCAAATGAAGTGGAAGATGcttattttgatttacaaaaCTTAACTCCAGATTTCAATTTGACAATTTTATCCGAATTTTctgattatgtatttaataactatatcatTGAAGGATGTCCATTTCCACCATCAATTTGGGCTGAACCTCCAACAGACGCACCTCGCACCACAAATTGCGCTGAATCATTTCACAAGCACTTTAACTCCCAATTTTATTCACCCCATCCTCCACTGACTAgtgtaattgaaaatttaaaacttatacaaGTAGAATCAAGAAGGGTAAAATAA